One segment of Bacteroidota bacterium DNA contains the following:
- a CDS encoding acyl-CoA thioesterase — MKSKYIRETLSIMTEFVLPNDTNALGNLAGGRLLHWMDICAAIAAHRLCKRVVVTAAVNNVSFNHAIKLGSIVTLQAKVSRSFNTSMEIFIDVWVEDAVTGDRTKCNEAIYTFVAVDQNGSPLPVPQVVPETEEEKSRFDGALRRRQLSLILAGKMKPNDATELKALFNL; from the coding sequence ATGAAATCGAAATATATACGAGAAACGTTGTCTATAATGACAGAGTTTGTTTTGCCCAATGATACCAATGCGTTGGGGAATTTAGCCGGAGGAAGGTTGTTGCATTGGATGGATATTTGTGCTGCTATAGCTGCACATAGATTGTGTAAGCGTGTGGTGGTTACTGCAGCAGTAAATAATGTCTCTTTTAATCATGCTATCAAATTAGGGAGTATTGTTACCCTTCAGGCAAAAGTTTCACGGTCTTTCAATACCTCTATGGAAATATTTATTGATGTATGGGTAGAAGATGCAGTTACCGGAGATCGTACAAAATGTAACGAAGCTATATATACTTTTGTAGCGGTAGATCAAAATGGTTCTCCATTGCCTGTTCCGCAAGTTGTGCCTGAAACAGAAGAAGAGAAAAGCAGATTTGATGGTGCTTTGCGCAGACGTCAACTGAGTTTAATTTTGGCAGGAAAAATGAAACCTAATGATGCAACAGAGTTGAAGGCGCTATTTAATTTGTAG
- a CDS encoding YraN family protein — protein MEVTPKHIGDKGEVIAAEFLERKGYKVAHKNWRVKQYEVDIICETKTEIVFVEVKTRKTAALGAPESFVDKTKQRNLIQAANYYMQSVNADKEFRFDIVTVISNNQGQKVEHIENAFMPRW, from the coding sequence ATGGAAGTAACACCCAAACATATTGGTGATAAAGGCGAGGTAATTGCTGCTGAATTTTTAGAAAGAAAAGGATATAAAGTTGCCCATAAAAACTGGAGAGTAAAGCAATACGAAGTTGATATTATTTGCGAAACAAAAACAGAAATTGTTTTTGTAGAAGTTAAAACACGAAAAACTGCAGCGCTAGGAGCCCCGGAGAGCTTTGTGGATAAAACAAAACAACGAAATTTGATACAAGCTGCAAATTACTACATGCAATCTGTAAATGCAGATAAAGAATTTAGGTTTGATATTGTTACTGTTATTTCAAACAATCAGGGGCAAAAGGTAGAACATATCGAAAATGCATTTATGCCAAGATGGTAG
- a CDS encoding CoA transferase subunit B, translating to MLDKIGIAKRIAQELKDGYYVNLGIGIPTLVANYIPQGMNVVLQSENGLLGIGPFPFEGEENPDLINAGKQTITTIKGSAFFDSAMSFGMIRSGKVHLTVLGAMEVSEQGDIANWKIPGKMVKGMGGAMDLVASAKNIIVAMQHVNKAGESKLLPKCDLPITGLKCVKRIVTELAVIDVTSQGFKLIERAPGVSVEQIRNATAGKLVVEGDIPEMKID from the coding sequence ATGTTAGATAAAATAGGAATAGCAAAAAGAATTGCACAGGAACTGAAAGATGGATACTATGTAAACCTTGGTATTGGTATCCCTACACTAGTTGCAAACTATATACCGCAAGGAATGAATGTGGTGTTGCAGTCGGAGAATGGATTGTTGGGAATTGGTCCCTTTCCTTTTGAAGGAGAAGAGAATCCGGATTTGATAAATGCCGGGAAGCAAACAATTACTACCATTAAAGGTTCTGCTTTTTTTGATTCGGCAATGAGCTTTGGAATGATTCGATCCGGAAAAGTTCATTTAACAGTACTTGGGGCCATGGAGGTAAGCGAACAAGGTGATATAGCAAACTGGAAGATTCCCGGAAAAATGGTGAAAGGAATGGGAGGCGCAATGGATTTGGTGGCATCGGCAAAAAATATTATTGTGGCTATGCAACATGTAAATAAAGCAGGAGAGTCGAAATTACTTCCTAAATGCGATTTGCCTATTACCGGCCTAAAGTGTGTAAAACGTATTGTTACTGAATTAGCAGTTATTGATGTTACATCACAAGGGTTTAAATTGATAGAGCGCGCACCGGGTGTTTCGGTTGAGCAAATAAGAAACGCAACAGCAGGAAAGCTCGTAGTGGAGGGGGATATACCTGAAATGAAAATTGACTAA
- a CDS encoding CopD family protein, giving the protein MLYIKALHIIFIVTWFAGLFYIVRLFVYHREAQEKPELEKNILSEQFKIMQRRLWYGITWPSAIFTFIFGPWLVYENPVFLYQAYFIVKLLFVFALGIYHVYCHKIFKEAQKDIFPLSSFKLRILNEVASILLVAIVFLIVVKSNSGLLWLLIGIVALVAAMYIAIQIYKKKRSE; this is encoded by the coding sequence ATGTTATACATCAAGGCTCTTCATATTATTTTCATAGTAACTTGGTTTGCGGGCTTGTTCTACATTGTACGACTTTTTGTGTACCACAGAGAAGCGCAAGAAAAACCCGAACTAGAAAAAAACATACTATCCGAACAATTTAAAATTATGCAACGTAGATTATGGTATGGCATTACATGGCCATCCGCCATTTTCACGTTTATTTTTGGCCCGTGGTTAGTATATGAAAATCCAGTGTTTTTGTATCAAGCTTATTTTATTGTAAAGCTATTGTTTGTTTTTGCATTAGGAATCTATCATGTGTATTGCCACAAAATATTTAAAGAAGCACAAAAAGATATATTCCCTCTAAGTTCCTTTAAACTCAGAATATTGAATGAGGTGGCAAGTATATTACTTGTGGCCATTGTTTTTTTAATTGTGGTGAAAAGCAACTCCGGACTGCTCTGGCTGCTCATAGGCATTGTAGCACTTGTGGCGGCAATGTATATTGCTATTCAAATTTACAAGAAAAAACGTTCGGAATAA